The Lewinellaceae bacterium genome includes a region encoding these proteins:
- a CDS encoding glyceraldehyde-3-phosphate dehydrogenase has product MPKANQHVEIYHDELDDYMSRKKAAVDLQTYIGKLLVDKSVELVLFRNQITDITISDLLRLHKYAREVVQKEISIFDSSALAKDIFEMNLAPAKIDIGKLASEWASEKDNHASRKDFLHDKLNHCLVENSHPFVPRDVVLFGFGRIGRLAARELIRQGVGQQLRLRAIVLRSVDEKSIKKRADLFENDSVHGPFKGSVEIDYENMCLLINGQRIYIIASTDSSTIDYTAYGIKNALVIDNTGAYTTAETLKIHTQAKGVDMALLTAPGSGMPNIVYGINHKELDRENTTLYSAASCTTNAISPVLKVINDHLGIIKGHVETIHAYTNDQNLLDNMHKKPRRGRSAAINMVITSTGAGKAVAKVIPELEGKLTANAVRVPTPNGSLAILNLDIEKTTTNEEVLAIMKAAALKGNLVNQIYYSISEELVSSDIIGNDCCAVFDSPATLVSPSGKNIILYVWYDNEFGYTKQVIRLAKYIAKVGRNIYY; this is encoded by the coding sequence ATGCCTAAAGCGAATCAGCATGTAGAAATCTATCATGATGAGTTGGACGATTACATGAGCAGAAAAAAAGCTGCCGTGGATCTTCAAACATACATCGGCAAACTGCTCGTTGACAAATCTGTCGAACTGGTCCTTTTCAGGAATCAAATTACGGACATTACCATAAGTGACCTTTTACGGTTACACAAATATGCGCGGGAGGTGGTCCAAAAAGAAATAAGCATTTTTGACTCTTCGGCATTAGCCAAAGATATCTTTGAAATGAACCTCGCACCGGCGAAGATAGATATCGGTAAACTGGCAAGCGAATGGGCCTCAGAAAAAGACAACCATGCTTCTCGTAAAGATTTTCTGCACGACAAACTCAACCACTGCCTCGTCGAGAACAGCCATCCTTTTGTGCCGAGAGATGTGGTGCTGTTCGGGTTCGGTCGTATCGGAAGACTCGCCGCCCGCGAGCTCATCCGCCAGGGCGTGGGACAACAATTGAGACTCAGGGCTATTGTTCTGCGTAGCGTTGATGAAAAGTCGATCAAAAAAAGAGCCGACCTTTTCGAAAATGATTCTGTACACGGACCTTTTAAAGGCTCCGTTGAAATAGATTATGAAAATATGTGCTTACTGATCAATGGACAGCGCATATACATTATTGCCTCTACCGATTCATCTACTATTGACTATACGGCCTATGGTATCAAAAATGCCCTGGTCATCGATAATACCGGCGCTTATACTACTGCAGAAACGCTGAAGATTCACACCCAGGCCAAAGGGGTCGATATGGCTTTACTCACCGCTCCAGGATCCGGTATGCCCAATATCGTGTATGGCATCAATCACAAAGAACTGGACAGAGAAAATACCACGCTCTACTCCGCTGCCAGTTGTACCACCAATGCCATCAGTCCGGTACTCAAGGTGATCAATGATCATTTGGGCATTATCAAAGGACATGTGGAGACCATCCACGCTTACACCAACGACCAGAATCTGCTCGACAATATGCACAAAAAGCCCCGGCGGGGAAGGTCAGCGGCAATCAACATGGTGATTACCTCCACCGGAGCGGGGAAGGCCGTCGCAAAAGTTATTCCTGAGCTCGAAGGAAAACTAACCGCCAATGCCGTGCGCGTCCCTACACCCAATGGTTCACTGGCTATTTTGAATCTCGATATTGAAAAAACCACGACTAATGAAGAGGTGCTGGCCATCATGAAAGCCGCAGCATTAAAAGGTAACCTGGTCAACCAGATCTATTATTCCATCAGTGAAGAGCTGGTATCCAGCGATATCATCGGCAACGATTGCTGTGCCGTTTTTGACAGCCCGGCAACACTCGTCTCCCCTTCAGGAAAAAATATCATCCTGTACGTTTGGTACGACAATGAATTTGGATACACCAAACAAGTGATTCGCCTGGCGAAGTACATTGCCAAGGTGGGCAGGAATATTTATTATTAA
- a CDS encoding ABC transporter permease: MRKNIITTIFKKEIKEVLRDKRMIYLIILLPFFTYPVLFTLIGKVGQSQQVKMAEEKVTLLVNPEAGDAPIVKSLEAMPNLNVQKIPFTREMIDTLSTTIGLQITENSELAGTINVEIFYDDSKDLVSIRKRQIVGMIKTYEEQIIQQRLAERGLDPDFIHPVEIQEVNLASDEQIAGKILGSFLPMLLLIFIFVGCVYIAIDITSGEKERKTLQTLFTAPIKVEEIIAGKFLAVFTIGLISAIMNVLSLMVAMFIQVKLMAGDELGSFTLSISTQGWLWIGLIVFLTTIFLAALTLAVVQLANSYKEAQSYVSPMMMVIIIPAVLSQMPGMELSMTTALIPMLNIALALGAVLKGTYDVVLISVVAASVLAYAVIALWLASRVFKNEDVTTGQKVSLKKIFR; the protein is encoded by the coding sequence ATGAGAAAAAATATCATTACCACCATATTCAAAAAAGAGATCAAAGAGGTTTTGCGTGACAAACGTATGATCTATCTCATCATCCTGTTGCCGTTTTTTACTTATCCTGTGCTTTTTACGCTCATCGGAAAAGTAGGACAAAGTCAACAGGTGAAAATGGCCGAAGAAAAGGTCACCCTGCTGGTCAACCCGGAAGCAGGGGATGCTCCAATAGTCAAGTCGCTGGAGGCAATGCCCAACCTCAATGTTCAGAAAATTCCCTTTACCCGGGAGATGATTGATACTTTGTCAACCACCATTGGATTGCAAATCACCGAAAATAGTGAGTTGGCGGGAACCATAAATGTGGAAATATTTTACGACGATTCGAAGGACCTGGTAAGCATCCGTAAGCGACAGATTGTTGGGATGATCAAAACCTATGAAGAGCAGATCATCCAGCAAAGACTTGCAGAACGGGGCCTGGATCCTGATTTCATCCACCCGGTTGAAATTCAGGAGGTCAATCTGGCATCGGACGAACAGATTGCCGGGAAGATCCTCGGCTCCTTTTTGCCCATGCTGTTGCTAATCTTCATTTTTGTCGGCTGTGTTTATATTGCCATCGACATTACCTCGGGAGAGAAGGAGCGCAAGACCTTGCAGACCCTTTTTACCGCGCCCATTAAGGTGGAAGAAATCATTGCCGGAAAATTCCTGGCGGTGTTCACCATCGGCCTCATTTCTGCCATCATGAACGTGCTGAGTTTGATGGTGGCCATGTTCATCCAGGTTAAATTGATGGCCGGGGATGAGCTGGGGTCTTTCACCCTCAGCATCTCAACCCAAGGGTGGTTGTGGATCGGCCTCATCGTTTTTCTGACGACGATTTTCCTGGCGGCACTTACGCTGGCGGTGGTACAGTTGGCCAATTCCTATAAAGAAGCACAAAGTTATGTGTCGCCCATGATGATGGTGATCATCATTCCGGCAGTGCTGTCACAGATGCCGGGCATGGAATTATCGATGACAACGGCCTTGATTCCTATGTTGAACATCGCCCTGGCTTTAGGGGCAGTACTCAAAGGCACATATGATGTTGTGCTCATCAGCGTGGTGGCGGCTTCGGTATTGGCTTACGCGGTAATTGCGCTTTGGTTGGCCTCTCGTGTGTTTAAAAATGAGGATGTTACGACGGGGCAGAAGGTGAGTTTGAAGAAAATATTTAGGTAG
- a CDS encoding LD-carboxypeptidase: MQRRQFGKKMATALLAGSLINPGSVFAKGTQSKYKKVVKPAKLKPGDTIGLITPGSYISDEGLEKAVKNVESLGFKVKLSKNIRARRGFNAGTDLERLLDLHTMFVDKEVAGIWCARGGYGCTRLLPYIDYNLIKKHPKALIGYSDITALLNAIYLKTDLVGFHGPVGASELTDYTKENFLAVLVEGKASHVIQLSENNKTNEDTAYHARQIRYGKVEGRLIGGNLSLLASMSGTEWEPDYKDTITFIEDVGEKPYRIDRMLTQLSQTGNFKEAAALALGIFNDCGAPKEEDSLSLDETINGYLSELTLPSFYGLSFGHIKDQCTLPVGIMAELDTRLQTLTLMEEAVETKD, from the coding sequence ATGCAAAGAAGACAATTTGGAAAAAAGATGGCCACAGCCCTCCTGGCCGGAAGTTTGATCAATCCAGGGAGTGTTTTTGCAAAAGGCACCCAGAGCAAGTATAAAAAAGTAGTAAAGCCTGCAAAACTCAAACCAGGGGATACCATTGGCCTGATTACTCCAGGAAGTTATATTTCTGATGAGGGACTGGAAAAAGCGGTTAAGAATGTTGAATCGCTGGGATTTAAAGTAAAGCTCTCAAAAAATATCCGCGCCCGGCGAGGCTTCAATGCCGGTACTGACCTGGAACGATTACTCGATCTGCATACCATGTTTGTAGACAAAGAAGTGGCAGGAATATGGTGCGCCCGCGGCGGATATGGATGCACAAGGTTATTGCCTTACATCGATTACAACCTGATCAAAAAACACCCGAAAGCGCTCATCGGGTACAGCGATATCACGGCCCTGCTGAACGCCATTTATCTCAAAACGGACCTCGTTGGTTTTCACGGCCCCGTAGGTGCTTCGGAATTGACAGATTACACCAAAGAAAATTTCCTGGCCGTTTTGGTCGAAGGGAAAGCCAGCCATGTCATCCAGCTTTCGGAGAACAACAAAACCAATGAAGATACCGCCTACCATGCCCGGCAAATTCGCTATGGAAAAGTGGAAGGCAGGTTGATCGGAGGCAACCTTTCTCTGCTCGCTTCCATGTCCGGAACAGAATGGGAACCGGATTACAAAGATACCATCACCTTCATTGAAGACGTAGGCGAAAAACCCTACCGCATAGATCGTATGCTTACTCAACTCAGCCAAACCGGCAATTTCAAAGAAGCTGCTGCACTGGCTTTGGGTATTTTCAATGACTGTGGGGCGCCCAAAGAGGAGGATTCCCTCTCCCTGGATGAAACCATAAATGGTTACTTGAGCGAACTCACTCTGCCAAGCTTTTACGGGCTTTCATTCGGGCATATCAAGGATCAGTGTACATTACCGGTTGGCATCATGGCCGAATTGGATACCAGGTTGCAGACGCTTACCCTGATGGAAGAAGCGGTGGAAACAAAAGACTAA
- a CDS encoding PorT family protein — MKKIVMLGLIFLFIQNLNAQGDIRFGFQLSPAVSWLTTDNSKINSSGPNIGLKLGLNGEYYFRDNYAFTSGIGFHFNSGGTLLHQYGGTYWTKTDLPTGLDTMSNDVKLKYSIQYVEIPFGLKMRTKEFGFLRYFIDPAITLGFKTQARGKITDSGKVGAEDEKYDIRPEVNGINLCWGLTGGAEYNIGENSSLVFGLGFQMGFTDLTDDNGTVFDPEKGNRKENSKGLFRSIVLKLGVMF; from the coding sequence ATGAAGAAAATTGTAATGCTCGGGCTCATTTTTTTATTTATTCAAAATCTCAACGCCCAGGGTGATATCAGATTTGGTTTTCAATTGTCACCGGCAGTTTCCTGGTTGACTACGGATAATAGCAAAATAAATTCCAGCGGACCTAATATTGGTTTGAAATTAGGCCTGAACGGAGAATATTACTTCAGAGATAATTACGCCTTCACCAGTGGGATCGGTTTCCATTTCAACTCCGGCGGAACCCTTTTACACCAATATGGCGGAACCTATTGGACGAAAACCGACCTCCCCACCGGCCTGGATACCATGAGCAACGATGTAAAACTAAAATATTCTATCCAATATGTAGAGATTCCTTTTGGTTTAAAAATGAGAACCAAAGAATTTGGTTTCCTAAGATATTTCATCGACCCGGCCATCACCCTTGGATTCAAAACCCAGGCGAGAGGGAAAATTACAGATAGTGGAAAGGTCGGCGCGGAAGATGAAAAATACGATATTCGCCCTGAAGTCAACGGAATCAACCTTTGCTGGGGACTTACCGGCGGCGCCGAATACAATATCGGAGAAAACAGCAGCCTGGTTTTCGGGCTGGGCTTTCAAATGGGTTTTACCGACCTGACTGATGACAACGGCACCGTTTTTGATCCCGAAAAGGGCAACCGCAAAGAAAATTCCAAAGGATTGTTCAGAAGCATCGTACTCAAACTGGGCGTGATGTTTTAA
- the nadC gene encoding carboxylating nicotinate-nucleotide diphosphorylase, whose protein sequence is MDLSKKLDAFIDEALQEDIGNGDHTSLACIPKDKRDHARLLVKDSGVIAGVEVAKRIFEKVDPSSRFEVLIKDGSNVDFGDVVFEVECNTQALLKAERLALNTMQRMSGIATLSNRFVFEVEDLPVKLLDTRKTTPLIRFLEKWAVRLGGCTNYRDGLYDRFMVKDNHIDACGSIEKAIEKILEYKKTHNLDLPITVEVRNLVELHEVLNVGHIDRIMLDNFELPLMKEAVETVADRYEVEASGGITIHKVREVAKTGVDFISIGALTHSATSLDMSLKVVK, encoded by the coding sequence ATGGATTTAAGTAAAAAGTTAGACGCCTTTATCGATGAGGCCCTGCAGGAAGATATTGGCAACGGTGACCACACCTCTCTGGCCTGTATTCCCAAGGATAAAAGAGACCATGCTCGCTTACTGGTAAAAGATTCAGGAGTCATCGCAGGTGTGGAAGTAGCCAAACGGATCTTTGAAAAAGTTGATCCGTCCTCACGCTTTGAAGTATTGATAAAAGACGGGAGCAATGTTGACTTCGGGGATGTTGTTTTTGAAGTGGAATGTAATACCCAGGCCTTGCTCAAAGCAGAACGTCTGGCCCTGAATACCATGCAACGCATGAGCGGGATTGCTACCCTGAGCAACCGTTTTGTATTTGAAGTGGAAGATTTGCCGGTAAAATTGCTCGACACCCGGAAAACCACTCCCCTTATTCGTTTCCTCGAAAAATGGGCCGTCCGCCTGGGGGGATGTACCAACTATCGGGATGGTTTATACGACCGGTTTATGGTCAAAGACAATCATATTGACGCCTGTGGCAGTATTGAAAAAGCGATTGAAAAAATACTGGAATATAAAAAGACCCATAACCTGGATCTTCCGATTACCGTTGAGGTGCGCAACCTGGTTGAGCTGCACGAGGTGTTGAACGTAGGGCATATCGACCGGATCATGCTCGATAATTTTGAATTGCCGCTGATGAAAGAAGCCGTGGAAACCGTCGCGGATCGTTACGAGGTGGAAGCTTCCGGCGGGATCACCATCCACAAAGTCCGTGAAGTAGCCAAAACCGGCGTTGATTTCATTTCCATAGGGGCCCTGACCCATTCGGCGACCAGCCTGGATATGAGCCTGAAGGTGGTGAAATAA
- a CDS encoding ABC transporter ATP-binding protein, whose protein sequence is MQVQIEARNLSKDFEQLRAVNDLSFEVKSGEIFGLLGPNGAGKTTTLRMLSGLLTPTEGDAFINGNSMKTQKINARKSLGFLTGDMDLYRRLKPLELLQYFGTLYEVPPKELKDRIERLAEVFGINDFKDRYCEKLSTGQKQRVSIVRTLVHDPSVVILDEPTTGLDIMASEFILQFIRKMAKEEGKTVIFSTHHLDEVERLCDRIAIIHEGGLRHYGTISEAKNVTGKSTLAEAFFSLVSAPLQ, encoded by the coding sequence ATGCAAGTACAAATTGAAGCGCGTAATCTTTCCAAGGATTTCGAACAGTTGCGTGCCGTGAATGATCTTAGTTTCGAGGTCAAATCCGGCGAGATATTCGGATTGCTGGGACCCAATGGAGCCGGTAAAACGACAACCTTGAGAATGCTCTCCGGATTGTTGACGCCTACCGAAGGGGATGCATTCATTAATGGGAATTCCATGAAAACCCAAAAGATCAACGCCCGCAAATCCCTTGGATTCCTCACAGGCGATATGGATCTTTACAGGCGGTTGAAACCTCTGGAACTACTCCAGTATTTCGGAACCTTGTACGAAGTGCCGCCCAAAGAATTGAAAGACCGTATCGAACGCCTCGCCGAGGTATTCGGAATCAATGATTTTAAGGATCGTTATTGTGAAAAATTATCGACCGGGCAAAAACAAAGGGTTTCTATCGTCCGCACCCTGGTGCATGATCCAAGTGTAGTGATACTCGATGAGCCTACTACCGGACTCGATATAATGGCCAGCGAATTTATCCTTCAGTTTATCCGGAAAATGGCGAAAGAAGAAGGGAAAACAGTCATCTTTTCCACCCATCACCTGGATGAAGTGGAAAGGCTATGTGACCGCATTGCCATTATTCATGAAGGAGGTCTCAGGCATTATGGTACCATTTCCGAAGCCAAAAATGTGACCGGAAAAAGTACCCTTGCAGAGGCCTTTTTTAGTTTGGTTTCCGCTCCTTTACAATAA
- a CDS encoding tetratricopeptide repeat protein — MKSKIITLLMAALFCLNFQLSAQKIKNEKFDIAYTQLPAKPLDNEFTTYKVNFYGSGYVNGHSIFESGNLTQAGLEKNINLGGFKKVNGNAHVRVNVSVGNARVVKNEMATKVTESKSKDGKVSKTTSYYMEYHYYIPVKYMVYDYHGNLLHETYVTDAKDIEKIKGGSFNTYSKAYEDWKNRRLSKVNSSAASYVRNAVNSVNGDINYLYGYLARSEREELKVTKKFEDESFLQAYETAKAAFEKVKADAPAEALATDLKPAIDFWMNYDKYPVDDKNLKKVRYACLYNLAIAYYWMDDLENAEKYAKQCIEIDYKDGAVKRHVDKIEQLKKSFELNGVTSRHFAIDVASATPPSNNIDVAAPEEDEEDSASMTGTLVLANGDEIEGDVIVNTEDGNDLVFGPKGNIIFNYKVDGKEVANTLDPSEIQGFAFNGRSFKVMDFTPGAKGNKMAGKHLLEVIYDSPRIQLFKYYPFDDQLGDKKVEFALLKKGEPAPTSTSSTPFLLFKKGLAKYFEDCADLAELVGAGEIEHTEDGLIQAARIYAEVCVERP; from the coding sequence ATGAAAAGCAAAATTATTACACTGCTTATGGCAGCCTTGTTTTGTCTTAACTTCCAGCTTTCAGCCCAGAAAATTAAGAACGAAAAATTTGACATTGCCTACACTCAATTACCTGCAAAACCATTGGACAACGAATTCACCACTTACAAAGTCAATTTCTACGGCAGCGGTTATGTGAACGGACATTCCATTTTTGAAAGTGGGAATCTGACACAAGCCGGATTGGAAAAAAATATCAACCTGGGTGGCTTCAAAAAAGTTAACGGAAATGCCCATGTGCGCGTTAATGTGTCGGTAGGAAATGCCCGCGTCGTGAAAAACGAAATGGCAACGAAGGTAACCGAAAGTAAGTCCAAAGATGGGAAAGTTTCCAAAACCACGAGTTATTATATGGAATACCATTACTATATTCCTGTGAAATACATGGTGTACGATTATCATGGTAACCTGCTTCACGAGACTTATGTTACGGACGCAAAAGATATAGAAAAAATCAAAGGTGGTTCTTTCAATACCTATTCCAAGGCTTATGAAGACTGGAAGAATAGGAGGTTGAGCAAAGTAAATAGCAGCGCAGCTTCCTATGTCAGGAATGCGGTAAATTCTGTTAACGGAGACATCAATTATTTATACGGTTATCTTGCCAGAAGCGAGCGGGAAGAACTTAAGGTGACCAAAAAATTTGAAGATGAATCTTTCCTGCAAGCGTATGAAACAGCCAAAGCTGCCTTTGAAAAAGTAAAAGCCGACGCCCCCGCTGAAGCCCTTGCTACAGATTTAAAACCTGCCATCGATTTCTGGATGAATTATGATAAATATCCTGTCGATGATAAAAACCTTAAAAAGGTTCGTTATGCTTGTTTATATAATCTGGCCATAGCCTACTATTGGATGGACGATTTGGAAAATGCGGAAAAATACGCCAAACAATGTATTGAAATTGACTATAAAGACGGTGCGGTCAAAAGACATGTCGACAAAATTGAACAGCTGAAAAAATCCTTTGAGTTGAATGGCGTTACTTCCCGCCACTTCGCCATTGATGTAGCATCAGCCACTCCACCGAGTAATAACATTGACGTGGCCGCTCCGGAAGAGGATGAGGAAGATAGTGCGAGTATGACAGGGACACTTGTATTGGCCAATGGTGATGAAATAGAAGGAGATGTTATTGTCAATACTGAAGATGGAAATGATCTTGTTTTCGGACCTAAGGGTAATATTATTTTCAACTATAAGGTAGATGGAAAGGAGGTTGCCAACACTTTAGATCCTTCTGAAATTCAGGGGTTTGCCTTTAATGGAAGATCTTTTAAAGTGATGGATTTTACGCCCGGTGCCAAAGGAAACAAAATGGCAGGGAAACACCTGCTCGAAGTGATCTATGATTCACCACGAATCCAGTTGTTTAAATATTATCCTTTTGATGATCAATTAGGGGATAAAAAAGTTGAATTTGCCTTATTGAAAAAAGGAGAACCCGCTCCCACATCTACTTCGAGTACGCCGTTTTTGTTGTTCAAAAAAGGATTGGCTAAATATTTCGAAGATTGCGCAGATTTAGCGGAACTTGTGGGTGCCGGTGAAATTGAACATACCGAAGACGGACTGATTCAGGCCGCACGTATTTATGCCGAAGTTTGTGTAGAAAGACCGTGA